ATCGGTGTGTCAAATAAATTCGTTTTTTCTTGATTTAAGAATAAAACATACTCATTTAAACCACCCTCAGAATAAAAACTTTCGCTCTTTTCCCGGTCTTGACGGCGATCTTCCAAAGTAATCCGTAAACCTTTATTTAAAAAAGCTAATTCTTGAATCCGACGCATCAAGATATTATATTCAAAGTCGACCGTTTCAGTAAATATCGTCGGATCAGGTAAAAAATTCACTTTTGAACCGGTATTATCAGTTGTTCCGATGATTTCCAAATCTTTCATCACTTTACCACGTTCAAATTGTTGCTCATAAATATGACCGTCACGCGCCACTTGGACGGTTAGTTCGCTCGATAATGCATTAACAACCGAAGCCCCTACACCGTGTAATCCACCAGAGACTTTATACCCGCCTCCGCCAAATTTACCCCCGGCATGCAAAACGGTAAAAACTGTTTCAACCGCTGGACGTCCTGTTTTGGCTTGGATATCAACAGGAATTCCCCGGCCATTGTCTATTACCGTAATACTATTGTTAGCTTCAATAAATACTTCAATATGATCACAATAACCAGCTAAAGCTTCATCAATCGCGTTATCAACAATCTCCCAAACTAAATGATGTAAACCTAAACTACTGGTCGATCCAATATACATCCCTGGCCGTTTACGCACAGCCTCTAAACCTTCTAAAACCTGGATTTGATCAGCATTATAATTATTATTGTATTCTTTTTTGGTCACGAAGCATCCTCTTCCTTTCAAGTTTGACTTCTATGGTTCACTAATTGTGCCTTTTTTAACGTGATATATCTTGGCTTGTTTTAATTCTGCTAGCTTTAAACCACTAATAGAAGCAGTCGTTAAAAAAGTTTGAACTTTTGATTCAATATAACTCATCAAAATATGTTGACGTTGGTCATCCAATTCAGATAATACGTCGTCTAATAATAAAATAGGATATTCTGACGTGAGTTGATACATTAAATCAATCTCAGCTAATTTTAAGCTAAGAATAATTGTACGTTGTTGCCCTTGCGAGCCATATAACTGGGCTGATTTATCATTTAAAATAAATTCTAAATCATCCCGGTGAGGTCCATACAAGGTATTGCCTAAGTCTTTCTCTCGTTTTTGGCTATGTTTGAATAATTGCATCAATTGATCGGTCAGTGTATCCAACTGAGTATAATCTAAACGAGAGCTAGAACTTTTATAATTAATTTGTAATTGATCGGACTGATTAGACAAACGATGATGGACTGGCTGGGCTAATTTAACTAATTGCTCAACAAAGTTTAGGCGATATTTAATGATGTTAACAGCTTTTTCAATCAATTGTTCGGTTAAAACCTCAAAATAAATAGCATCAAAATTTGACTGTTGACCAAACTGTTTTAAATACGTATTGCGTTGTTTTAAAATACGGTTGTAATCCAATAATTCATTTAAATAGACGGGGTGGGATTGTCCAAGTTCCACATCAAGAAAACGACGGCGTAAAGCAGGTGAGCCTTTAATTAATTGGAGGTCTTCAGGAGCAAATAAAATAACATTTAATTTGCCAATAAAATGACTGAGTTTAGCTTGTTCTAAATGATTAAACTTGGCTATCTTTCCTTTTTTATTGAGTTGTAATTCTAAAGGAAAGGTATAGTGTTTCGTTTCCACTTCACCTTTAATCATTGCTTCGGTGTTAGACCAACGAATCATTTCTTGGTCATGATTCGTTCGATGACTTTTGGCTAAAGACAACAAAAAAATCGCCTCAAGGATATTGGTCTTTCCTTGGGCATTTTCACCGGTGAAGATGGTTAAACTGTGATCAAAACTCAGCTCTAAATTGGCATAATTTCTAAAATTAGTTAATTCGAGTCGTTTAAGTCTCATTAGGCTTTGCTGGTGATATTTGTTGGATGGTAATGGTCATATTTTCATTAGGTAAGAATATTTTATCACCTGAATAAAGTTTTTTACCGCGTCTTTGTTCTAATTCATCGTTTAAATAGACTTCAAACTCACTTAAATACCACTTAGCCATCCCGCCACTGGGAATATAACTTTCTAATTTAAGTAATTGACCTAAGGTTATATACGAATCTCTAATTTTTAGTATTTTTTGTTGCATCTTTATCACCATCCTCACTATTTCTTCTTATTATATTATACACTTATTTCACTAAAAACTCAAATAAATCAATTTTAAGCGAAATTCACTTAAAATAATATAAACCTATTATAAAACAAAAAAATAGCCTATACAGGCTATTTTTGGCATTTTAAGACATTGAACTATGAATGATGGGTGCGAATTGGAGTAAGTAATTGTAAAAGTTGGCTATGGGGAACTTCGTCTTCTAGATCTTGACTCATTAATAATGGACGGATCGATGATTGGAATTGAATTTTAATATCCACATCGCCAAATGATTTTAAGGCATCTTTCATGTAGTCTGGGTTAAAGGAAATAATAATCGCATCTCCTTCAGCTTTTTTATAATCAATTTCTTCTGCTACATGGCCGACTTGATTGCCTTTTACAGATAGCTCAACATTATCTTCACCAATTTCGAGTTGTACCACATTATTTTTACTTTCATGTGACATTAAAGAAGCCCGATCAATAGCCTGTAAGAAATTATTAGCATTTAAAACTAATTCTGTTTGATGACTACTTGGAATCAAACGGTAAACATCAGGATAATTGCCTTCAAGTAAGCGCGAAAAGATCGTCAGATTTTCTAAAAAGAAAATAACTTGTTGTTCAGTAACCGCAAAAGCTAATTTTCCATTATCATCAATCATTCGTGTTAATTCAACCATTGTTTTTTTAGGGATGGTAATTGGTTTGAAGCTATCCTCACCATTGGGTAAATCAGTTGGAATTTCTCGTAAACTTAAACGATGACTATCGGTAGCTGCTGCAGTAATACTGGATGCATTAGCAGTTAAATGAATCCCAGTTAGTACAGGGCGACTTTCTTGATTAGACGTCGCAAATACGGTTTGATCGACCATTTGTTTAAATAATAGAGGAGGTAAATTAATTTGTTGGTCAATTTCAATATCGGGTAAACGGGGATACGATTCACTATCTTGTCCATTAATATTGAAAGTTGCTGATCCTGAAGTTATGGTTGCATGATAAAAATCATCGCTTTCTATAACTACTTCATCTTTAGGTAGTTTTTTAATAATGTCATTAAACAAACGAGCGGGTAAAACAATGCTACCTTCTTCTTCAATTGATAAATCATAAGATTCGTTATCAACAGGTAAAAAACTTTCAATGGAAATATCAGCATCGCTCCCAATTAATGTAATCCCCTCATTAGTTGCTGTAATTTTAATCCCTTGTAAAATAGGAATTGTTGCTTTTGAAGGAATTGCACGGGTTACATGGTTTAATTGGATGATAAAGGCTTGTTTTTGAATAACAAATTTCATTTATTTTTCCACTCCTTAATAATTAATAGTATAAATAAATAAGAGAAGTCATAGTAGTAGGGCTTGTTGATAACGGGTAAAAGTCTGTTTGATCTTGGAATAACAATAATCTTACTTGTGGATGGCCTGTGAATGATTCGGTTGATAAAAAAATAGTTATGCACAGGTCATAAAAAAACGACTAAATTATGTTTTTAATCGTTTCTTTAATTGATTGATTTCATCATCTAAAGTAGGTGATGTTTTTAAGTCATCACTGATTTTTTCGTAAGCATGAATAACAGTCGTATGATTTTTGTTTCCAAAAGCCTCACCAATCTTAGGAAACGAAATATCGGTTAATTCACGGGCTAGATACATGGCAATTTGACGTGGATAAACAATATTTTTAGTGCGTTTCTTTCCTTTAATATCTTGACTCGTAATTTGATAATAATGAGCGACTTGATTAATAATTTCATTGATACTCAAAGGCTTCTTCTCTTGAGTGTCAACCATATTTCTTAAAGCTTCAGCAGCCAATGAGGTGGTTATTTCTCTACCTTGAATAGCTGCATAAGCAATAACGCGCACTAAGGCGCCTTCTAACTCACGAATATTGGTATCAATGTTATTAGCTATATAGGTCAAGGTCTCTGAATTAATATCTAATCGGTCGTTACTGGCTTTTTTACGTAAGATAGCAATTCTAGTTTCCAAATCTGGCGGTGTAATATCAGTTGATAACCCCCATTTAAAACGACTAATCAAACGTTCTTCCAAATTGTCGATATTATTTGGTAGTCGATCACTGGTTAAGACAATTTGTTTGTTATTGTTGTATAAAGCATTAAACGTATGAAAAAACTCTTCTTGCGTCTTATCTTTATTAGACAAAAACTGAATATCATCAATCAAAAGAACATCGATACTGCGATACATCTCACGAAATGCAATTTGTGATCCATTTTGAATACTTGTAATAAAGTCATTGGTAAAGGATTCACTCGTAGCATATTTAATTTTAGCTTTGGGGTTTTTAGCTAAAATTTCATTGCCGATAGCTTGCATTAAATGTGTTTTCCCTAAGCCAACTCCCCCATAAATCAAAAAGGGATTATACGTTTGACCTGGATTATCACTAACTGCTAAGGCTGCTCCATTGGCCATTTTGTTATCTTCTCCAACAACAAATGTTTCGAACGTATAGTTA
This window of the Fundicoccus culcitae genome carries:
- the dnaN gene encoding DNA polymerase III subunit beta; translation: MKFVIQKQAFIIQLNHVTRAIPSKATIPILQGIKITATNEGITLIGSDADISIESFLPVDNESYDLSIEEEGSIVLPARLFNDIIKKLPKDEVVIESDDFYHATITSGSATFNINGQDSESYPRLPDIEIDQQINLPPLLFKQMVDQTVFATSNQESRPVLTGIHLTANASSITAAATDSHRLSLREIPTDLPNGEDSFKPITIPKKTMVELTRMIDDNGKLAFAVTEQQVIFFLENLTIFSRLLEGNYPDVYRLIPSSHQTELVLNANNFLQAIDRASLMSHESKNNVVQLEIGEDNVELSVKGNQVGHVAEEIDYKKAEGDAIIISFNPDYMKDALKSFGDVDIKIQFQSSIRPLLMSQDLEDEVPHSQLLQLLTPIRTHHS
- the dnaA gene encoding chromosomal replication initiator protein DnaA → MDEKDRFWLEITNYLKEILSENAYATWVEPVKPTRIGHQSISLSVPNALTKKHWERHLSGYILQYSLENYGMEYEPTFIIVPQDSTQTEVKSEDSNQQIGSSESNFNDSQLNPNYTFETFVVGEDNKMANGAALAVSDNPGQTYNPFLIYGGVGLGKTHLMQAIGNEILAKNPKAKIKYATSESFTNDFITSIQNGSQIAFREMYRSIDVLLIDDIQFLSNKDKTQEEFFHTFNALYNNNKQIVLTSDRLPNNIDNLEERLISRFKWGLSTDITPPDLETRIAILRKKASNDRLDINSETLTYIANNIDTNIRELEGALVRVIAYAAIQGREITTSLAAEALRNMVDTQEKKPLSINEIINQVAHYYQITSQDIKGKKRTKNIVYPRQIAMYLARELTDISFPKIGEAFGNKNHTTVIHAYEKISDDLKTSPTLDDEINQLKKRLKT
- the yaaA gene encoding S4 domain-containing protein YaaA — encoded protein: MQQKILKIRDSYITLGQLLKLESYIPSGGMAKWYLSEFEVYLNDELEQRRGKKLYSGDKIFLPNENMTITIQQISPAKPNET
- the recF gene encoding DNA replication/repair protein RecF (All proteins in this family for which functions are known are DNA-binding proteins that assist the filamentation of RecA onto DNA for the initiation of recombination or recombinational repair.); its protein translation is MRLKRLELTNFRNYANLELSFDHSLTIFTGENAQGKTNILEAIFLLSLAKSHRTNHDQEMIRWSNTEAMIKGEVETKHYTFPLELQLNKKGKIAKFNHLEQAKLSHFIGKLNVILFAPEDLQLIKGSPALRRRFLDVELGQSHPVYLNELLDYNRILKQRNTYLKQFGQQSNFDAIYFEVLTEQLIEKAVNIIKYRLNFVEQLVKLAQPVHHRLSNQSDQLQINYKSSSSRLDYTQLDTLTDQLMQLFKHSQKREKDLGNTLYGPHRDDLEFILNDKSAQLYGSQGQQRTIILSLKLAEIDLMYQLTSEYPILLLDDVLSELDDQRQHILMSYIESKVQTFLTTASISGLKLAELKQAKIYHVKKGTISEP